The proteins below are encoded in one region of Ricinus communis isolate WT05 ecotype wild-type chromosome 6, ASM1957865v1, whole genome shotgun sequence:
- the LOC8259529 gene encoding adenine/guanine permease AZG1 yields MDMEPEESGSLTKLNKYIANTRVGKRFKLAERNSTFTTELRAGTATFLTMAYILAVNASILTDSGGTCSVADCVPLCSNPAIPLANCTGSSLQIIQPDNSCKFDPVNPGYASCLEKTRKDLIVATVVSSLIGCVIMGAFANLPLALAPGMGANAYFAYTVVGFHGSGNVSYQSALAAVFIEGLIFLVLSAIGLRAQLAKLVPKPVRISSSAGIGLFLAFIGLQNNQGIGLVGYSSSTLITLGGCPRSSRALLAPVTALANGTVSLIPGGTVSGDIMCVRDRMESPTLWLGIVGFVIIAYCLIKNVKGSIIYGIIFVTGVSWFRDTSVTAFPNTVTGNSAYEYFKEVVDVHVIKSTAGALSFESIGKGSFWEALITFLYVDILDTTGTLYSMARFAGFLDENGNFEGQYFAFMSDATAIIVGSLFGTSPVTVFIESSTGIREGGKTGLTALTAAGYFLLAFFFTPLLASIPPWAVGPPLILVGVLMMRAVVEIEWNDMRQAIPAFVTLLLMPVTYSIAYGLIGGIGTYIVLNLWDWCEDLLLKVGIIKRRGGGGAHGGGLNGTHEQQDTSVKAGEMQV; encoded by the coding sequence ATGGACATGGAGCCTGAGGAGAGTGGATCTTTAACAAAACTAAACAAGTACATTGCAAACACCCGGGTTGGCAAAAGATTCAAACTCGCCGAGAGAAACTCAACTTTCACAACTGAGTTACGTGCCGGAACCGCCACTTTTCTCACCATGGCTTATATTCTCGCTGTCAACGCTTCCATACTCACGGACAGCGGCGGCACTTGCTCCGTCGCTGACTGTGTCCCTCTCTGCTCGAACCCAGCAATCCCACTCGCAAACTGTACTGGGTCTTCTTTACAAATCATTCAACCTGATAATTCTTGCAAGTTTGACCCCGTTAATCCTGGCTACGCTTCTTGTTTGGAGAAAACACGTAAAGACCTTATAGTAGCAACAGTTGTTTCGTCGCTAATTGGGTGCGTTATTATGGGCGCGTTTGCTAATTTACCATTAGCTTTAGCTCCGGGTATGGGTGCTAACGCTTATTTTGCTTATACTGTCGTCGGGTTTCACGGGTCGGGTAATGTTTCTTACCAGAGCGCATTAGCTGCTGTCTTTATCGAAGGTTTAATCTTTTTAGTTCTTTCTGCAATTGGGCTACGTGCACAGTTAGCTAAACTCGTACCTAAACCGGTCCGAATCAGCTCCTCGGCCGGTATCGGGCTTTTTCTCGCATTTATCGGGCTGCAGAACAACCAGGGAATCGGATTAGTCGGGTACAGTTCGTCAACCTTGATCACGCTTGGAGGGTGCCCGAGGTCTTCACGTGCGTTGTTAGCTCCTGTAACCGCGTTAGCTAACGGCACTGTGTCATTAATCCCCGGGGGGACAGTTTCGGGTGATATTATGTGTGTCCGAGACCGAATGGAGAGTCCGACCCTATGGCTTGGGATAGTCGGGTTTGTTATTATTGCTTACTGTTTGATAAAAAATGTTAAAGGGTCTATAATATACGGAATCATATTCGTGACGGGGGTGTCATGGTTCCGTGACACAAGTGTGACGGCGTTTCCTAACACCGTGACAGGAAATTCAGCGTATGAGTATTTTAAGGAAGTTGTGGACGTACATGTGATTAAAAGTACGGCAGGGGCATTAAGCTTTGAGAGCATAGGGAAAGGGTCATTTTGGGAGGCTCTGATCACATTTTTATATGTCGATATATTGGATACAACCGGTACCCTGTATTCCATGGCAAGGTTTGCCGGCTTTCTGGATGAAAATGGCAATTTCGAAGGTCAGTATTTTGCCTTCATGTCAGATGCCACCGCCATTATTGTGGGTTCATTATTTGGTACCTCACCTGTGACAGTTTTTATCGAATCATCAACTGGGATAAGAGAAGGCGGAAAGACAGGACTGACGGCGTTAACCGCCgccggttattttctcttggCGTTTTTCTTCACGCCGTTATTGGCGTCCATACCGCCTTGGGCGGTTGGGCCACCGTTGATCTTGGTTGGGGTGCTGATGATGAGGGCAGTGGTGGAGATTGAGTGGAATGATATGAGACAAGCTATTCCAGCTTTTGTTACATTGCTTTTAATGCCAGTGACCTATTCTATTGCTTACGGTTTGATTGGTGGGATTGGGACTTACATTGTTTTGAACTTATGGGATTGGTGCGAGGACCTCTTGCTTAAAGTTGGCATCATCAAAAGAAGAGGCGGCGGCGGCGCCCACGGTGGTGGGCTCAACGGGACGCATGAGCAACAGGATACAAGTGTGAAAGCAGGTGAAATGCAAGTTTAG
- the LOC8259528 gene encoding CBL-interacting protein kinase 2 — MEHKRNVLMQRYDFGRLLGQGNFAKVYYARNIKTGQSVAVKIIDKEKILKVGLINQIKREISVMKLVKHPNVLQLYEVMASKAKIYFVIEYAKGGELFKKVAKGRLKEDAARNYFQQLISAVDFCHSRGVYHRDLKPENLLLDENGILKVSDFGLSALVESNSQDGLLHTTCGTPAYVAPEVISRKGYDGAKADIWSCGVILYVLLAGFLPFHDANLILLYRKISKAEYKFPNWFSPEVRKLLSKILDPNPTTRISIAKIMENSWFRKGFTAKVFPARNDVQKFDSLVTDTTFLVPYENHTTTAENKKELGKPTSLNAFDIISLSSGFNLSGFFSRNYQEKETTFTSVHSATTIISKIEDTARDLRLEVKKKHGGLLKLEGSKGGRKGALSIDAEIFEFTPSFHLVEVKKSGGDTLEYLHILEEGLRPALKDIVWVWQGEQQQQQQQEQQEQLVQSS; from the coding sequence ATGGAGCATAAAAGGAATGTGTTGATGCAGAGGTATGATTTTGGAAGATTATTAGGCCAAGGAAACTTTGCCAAGGTTTACTACGCAAGGAACATTAAAACTGGTCAGAGCGTGGCTGTTAAGATCATTGACAAGGAGAAGATTCTGAAGGTGGGGCTGATTAATCAGATCAAGAGAGAGATATCTGTTATGAAACTGGTTAAACATCCAAATGTGTTGCAGCTTTATGAGGTCATGGCCTCCAAAGCCAAGATTTACTTTGTGATAGAATATGCTAAAGGTGGTGAGCTCTTTAAGAAGGTAGCAAAAGGAAGGCTCAAGGAAGATGCTGCAAGGAACTATTTTCAACAGTTAATCAGTGCAGTTGATTTTTGTCACAGCAGAGGTGTTTATCACAGGGATCTGAAACCAGAAAACTTATTATTGGATGAAAATGGAATTCTGAAGGTCTCAGATTTTGGGTTGAGTGCACTTGTTGAGTCCAATTCTCAGGATGGTTTGCTCCACACAACTTGCGGAACTCCTGCATATGTTGCTCCGGAGGTTATCAGCCGAAAAGGCTATGATGGAGCGAAAGCTGACATTTGGTCATGCGGGGTAATCTTGTATGTTTTGCTGGCTGGTTTTCTCCCATTCCATGATGCAAATCTAATTTTGCTGTATAGGAAAATTAGCAAGGCGGAATATAAATTCCCTAACTGGTTTTCGCCTGAAGTGCGCAAGCTTTTGTCAAAAATACTGGATCCTAACCCAACAACTAGAATTTCCATTGCAAAAATAATGGAGAATTCGTGGTTTAGAAAAGGATTCACTGCTAAAGTTTTCCCAGCTAGAAATGATGTTCAGAAATTCGACTCTTTGGTGACTGATACAACTTTTTTGGTCCCTTATGAGAATCATACCACCACTgctgaaaataagaaagagtTGGGCAAGCCTACCAGTTTGAATGCTTTCGATATCATCTCTCTTTCAAGTGGGTTTAATCTGTCTGGTTTCTTTTCCAGAAATTACCAAGAGAAAGAAACAACATTCACATCAGTACACTCTGCCACAACCATCATATCTAAAATAGAGGACACTGCTAGGGATCTGAGGCTGGAAGTAAAGAAGAAACATGGAGGGCTGTTGAAATTGGAGGGGTCCAAGGGAGGTAGAAAAGGTGCATTGTCTATTGATGCAGAAATATTTGAGTTTACTCCATCTTTTCATTTGGTAGAAGTGAAAAAATCAGGTGGTGATACACTGGAATACCTGCATATATTGGAAGAGGGTCTGAGACCAGCTCTTAAGGACATCGTCTGGGTGTGGCAAGGcgagcagcagcagcaacaacaACAAGAACAACAAGAGCAACTCGTGCAATCTTCCTAG
- the LOC8259526 gene encoding uroporphyrinogen decarboxylase: protein MSCICSISSISSFSTLYSSPRKSVSKPPIIHCSLPGTVAEPKPASVAEPLLLNAVRGEDVERPPVWLMRQAGRYMKSYQIICEKYPSFRERSENVDLVVEISLQPWNVFKPDGVILFSDILTPLSGMNIPFDIVKGKGPIIFNPLRTAEDVDQVREFVPEESVPYVGESLTILRKEVDNKAAVLGFVGAPFTLASYCVEGGSSKHFSKIKRLAFSQPEVLHALLQKFATSMAKYVQYQADNGAQAVQIFDSWATELSPVDFEQFSLPYLKQIVDTVKKTHPNLPLILYASGSGGLLERLALTGVDVVSLDWTVDMAEGRRRLGPDMAVQGNVDPGVLFGSKEFITNRINDVVRKAGKGKHILNLGHGIVVGTPEENVAHFFEVAKGIRY from the exons ATGTCTTGCATTTGTAGCATTAGctcaatttcttctttctctacTCTCTACTCTTCTCCAAGAAAATCAGTATCTAAACCTCCAATTATCCACTGTTCCCTTCCAG GGACTGTGGCTGAACCCAAGCCTGCCTCTGTAGCTGAACCTTTATTGCTTAATGCTGTTAGAGGAGAAGATGTTGAAAGACCTCCAGTTTGGCTTATGAGGCAAGCAGGGAGGTACATGAAG AGTTACCAAATAATTTGTGAGAAGTATCCTTCATTTCGTGAAAGATCAGAAAATGTTGATCTTGTGGTGGAGATTTCTCTACAGCCTTGGAATGTCTTCAAGCCAGATGGG GTCATTTTATTCTCAGACATTCTTACACCACTATCTGGAATGAATATACCTTTCGACATTGTGAAAGGTAAAGGCCCTATTATATTCAACCCTTTACGCACTGCTGAAGATGTTGATCAAGTGAGAGAATTTGTTCCGGAGGAGTCAGTTCCATATGTTGGAGAATCATTGACAATCCTGCGAAAAGAG GTAGATAACAAAGCTGCAGTGCTTGGTTTTGTTGGCGCTCCTTTCACCCTGGCATCATATTGTGTTGAAGGCGGTTCGTCAAAACActtctcaaaaataaaaagattagcTTTCTCCCAGCCCGAG GTTCTTCATGCACTGCTTCAGAAGTTTGCAACTTCCATGGCAAAGTATGTTCAATATCAAGCTGACAATGGAGCTCAAGCTGTTCAGATCTTTGACTCATGGGCCACAGAACTTAGCCCTGTTGATTTTGAGCAGTTCAGTCTTCCATACTTGAAGCAGATAGTGGATACTGTTAAAAAAACACACCCAAATCTCCCTCTTATCCTTTATGCAAGCGGATCTGGCGGCTTGCTTGAGAGGCTAGCATTGACAGGTGTAGATGTAGTTAGCTTGGATTGGACAGTTGACATGGCTGAAGGCAGGAGGCGACTGGGACCTGATATGGCAGTTCAGGGGAATGTAGATCCAGGCGTCCTTTTTGGTTCAAAGGAGTTTATCACTAATCGGATAAACGATGTTGTGAGGAAAGCTGGTAAAGGGAAACATATTTTGAACCTTGGTCATGGAATTGTAGTAGGCACACCAGAGGAGAATGTTGCTCATTTTTTTGAGGTTGCTAAAGGAATTAGATACTGA